The stretch of DNA GAGCCATATCGATGTATCTGCTGTAAGTACTGTTCCTTCGTAAATCCGACCGCAATTGCGTCCTCTAAATTTTTTTCAATAAACGCTTTAAACCTACTTGATCCTCCAAAATGACCACCGGAGATAGGCATATGCTTCGTTTGGCATGGGCTAAGACGAAGCCCACATTCCTCCTCCATCTGCTTCACTACCAAATCAACCACAGTTTCCGCCATTTTGCGGTACCCAGTCAGTTTCCCACCTGCAATCGTGACTAAACCTGAATCAGATATCCAGATTTCATCCTTACGGGAAATTTCTGAAGGGTCTTTGCCTTCCTCGTAAATTAGCGGCCTAACTCCTGCCCAGCTAGACTCAATATCCTCTTCCTTAATCTGAACAGTTGGGAACATGTAATGAATAGTCTCAATAAGATAGTTTCGGTCTTCAGATGTCACTTTCGGATGAGTCGGCTCCTTATCGAAAAATGTATCCGTAGTACCAACATACGTTTTTCCATCCCGAGGAATGGCAAACACCATTCTGCCATCGTGCGTATCAAAATAGACTGCCTGTTTCAGAGGAAACTTGGATTGATCAATGACTAAATGAACCCCTTTTGTAAGCCTCAGTTTTTTCCCAGACAGGGAATGATCTCTGTCACGAAGAATATCTACCCAAGGTCCGGTGGCGTTAATGATTTTCTTCGCAAAAATATCATACGTATCGCCATTTAACTGATTAATCACTCTCACACCTACTGCTTTTCCGTCCCGGTAAAGCAACTCGTTTGCTTTTGTATAATTGACTGCCTTCGCACCTCTAGCCACCGCCTCCTTCAACACTTCAATCGTCAAACGGGCATCATCGGTACGGTATTCTACGTATAGCCCACCGCCCTTTAAACCATCTCGTTTGATAAGCGGTTCTTTCTCAATGGTTTGTTCAATTGACAGCATCGATCGCCGTTCCGCCTTTTTTACACCTGCTAAAAAATCATAGACTCGAAGACCAATTGAGGTACTAAACCTTCCAAACGTACCGCCTTTGTGAATCGGTAAAAGCATCCACTCTGGCGTGGTCACGTGCGGACCATTCTCGTACACAACTGCGCGTTCCTTCCCCACTTCCGCAACCATTTTTACCTCAAATTGCTTTAAATAGCGCAAGCCGCCATGGACGAGTTTAGTCGAACGGCTGGATGTGCCAGCAGCAAAATCCTGCATTTCCACCAAAGCGGTATTCAAACCCCTTGTGACGGAATCCAAAGCAATCCCGCACCCTGTAATTCCTCCGCCAATGACGAGGACATCAACTTCTTCTGATGCCATTTCGTTTAAAACTGTTTTTCTATTTAAACTTGAGAATTTCAATGGATACCCTCCTATTTAGGAAAAAAACTCCCATTGTGAGACCTATTAATGCATTACCCTTTATTAAATCTATTCATTCCTACTGCCAAAGTCTCCAAGATATTACTTTGAATTCTTTTTCTGATAAGATAATAATAAGCATAATCGAAGCCAAAATTCAGGAGGTTCCACATGTTCTTATCCTTTCCCATTTGCGCTGCCCTTTTAGGGATGTTAATTGCCCAGTTCGTAAAAATTCCGATACACTTTTTAACCTCAAGAGAATTAAAATGGAGCTTAATGTTTAGTACGGGCGGAATGCCAAGTTCCCATACAGCTACCATTATTTCTTTAACTACAGCAATTGGAATTACCTCAGGGGTTCATTCCAATGAGTTCGCTATCGCGGTAATCGTCTCACTTATTGTGATGCATGATGCGATGGGGGTTCGAAGACATGCTGGCTACCACGCAGAAGTGTTAAATACATTATTAGCTGATTTCAATCTTCTCATCGAGACCTTAAAGAATCCAAGTCTAAAGAAAACAGAGTCCCGCGATAAGCTAAAGGAATTGCTAGGCCACCAGCCTGCAGAGGTGTTTTTCGGGGCGATTACAGGAATAATTGTGGGGTATTTGACTTATTTGGTTTATCCGTTTTAGGATGTTTTCTTAGTCATGATAAGTGCAGTCCAATTGGTTGTAATAATGTTGCAGAAGTTAATTTTGAGGGTCGCTTAGTTTTCCTTTGCGCCCCTTTTTGTGATTCCAATTGGTTGCAGTCGTA from Bacillus sp. SLBN-46 encodes:
- a CDS encoding FAD-dependent oxidoreductase, whose product is MKFSSLNRKTVLNEMASEEVDVLVIGGGITGCGIALDSVTRGLNTALVEMQDFAAGTSSRSTKLVHGGLRYLKQFEVKMVAEVGKERAVVYENGPHVTTPEWMLLPIHKGGTFGRFSTSIGLRVYDFLAGVKKAERRSMLSIEQTIEKEPLIKRDGLKGGGLYVEYRTDDARLTIEVLKEAVARGAKAVNYTKANELLYRDGKAVGVRVINQLNGDTYDIFAKKIINATGPWVDILRDRDHSLSGKKLRLTKGVHLVIDQSKFPLKQAVYFDTHDGRMVFAIPRDGKTYVGTTDTFFDKEPTHPKVTSEDRNYLIETIHYMFPTVQIKEEDIESSWAGVRPLIYEEGKDPSEISRKDEIWISDSGLVTIAGGKLTGYRKMAETVVDLVVKQMEEECGLRLSPCQTKHMPISGGHFGGSSRFKAFIEKNLEDAIAVGFTKEQYLQQIHRYGSNIHRIFEIAKDYDSNNTYGLPLDVYVELLYSMEEEMAVTPVDFFIRRTGALYFNIQWVQQWKQAVIDTMAEYLEWTGEEKANYQDELEIQLNDAVNPKKRI
- a CDS encoding divergent PAP2 family protein; translated protein: MFLSFPICAALLGMLIAQFVKIPIHFLTSRELKWSLMFSTGGMPSSHTATIISLTTAIGITSGVHSNEFAIAVIVSLIVMHDAMGVRRHAGYHAEVLNTLLADFNLLIETLKNPSLKKTESRDKLKELLGHQPAEVFFGAITGIIVGYLTYLVYPF